AGCGCAAAGGCGTCGTCCGCGTCATCTGCGTGGAACCACGTCACAAGCAGCGTCAAGGCTAACAGTTCGAGGAATAACGAATGGCACGTATTGCAGGGGTTAACATCCCAAATCATCAGCACACCGTGATCGGCCTGACGGCAATCTACGGCGTGGGCCGCCCACGTGCGCAGTTCATCTGCGCCCAGACGGGTGTTCCAACCAACAAGAAGATCAAAGACCTGGACGACAGCGAGCTGGAAAAGCTGCGTGACGAAATCGGCAAGTTCGTAGTAGAAGGCGATCTGCGCCGCGAACTGTCGATGAACATCAAGCGTCTGATGGATCTGGGTTGCTACCGCGGCATGCGTCACCGTAAGGGCCTGCCGGTCCGCGGTCAGCGCACCCGCACCAATGCGCGTACCCGCAAAGGTCCGCGCAAAGCCGCACAATCGCTGAAGAAATAATCTAGGGAACAACTATGGCTAAGCAACAAAGCAGCGCAGCAGCAGCGCGCGTTCGTAAGAAGGTCAAAAAGAACGTCGCTGAAGGCATCGCACACGTGCACGCTTCCTTCAACAACACGATCATCACGATCACCGACCGCCAGGGCAACGCCCTGTCGTGGGCGACCTCGGGTGGTGCCGGCTTCAAGGGCTCCCGTAAGTCGACCCCGTTCGCAGCGCAGGTTGCTGCTGAAGCGGCTGGTAAAGTTGCTCAGGAATGCGGCGTGAAGAACCTGGAAGTCCGTATCAAGGGCCCAGGTCCTGGCCGTGAATCCGCTGTTCGCGCACTGAACAACCTGGGTATCAAGATCACCGAGATCCAGGACGTGACGCCAGTGCCGCACAACGGCTGCCGTCCTCCGAAGCGTCGTCGTATCTAAGCAGATGAGCCGGCGGCTCTTCGGTATATCGGCTTCGATCCGTAAGGACTGACTGCAGTCATACCGAACGATTCGTCGTATCTAAGCAATCCGTCTTCGGATTGCTGGATTCGTACCTCGCGTACGAGACACGCATCTTCGGCACAGCAAGACAATGACCGGTCCGGTGTGGACCGGTCACCGTCGCCCTGATGTAAAAATCGCTGGAACAGTAAATCGGAAACGGTTATACTGTCCGGCTATTTTTGCCTGTTCGTCGCTCCCCGGAGCCGGCGGCCGGGCCCAAATGTTGAGCCACCGTCTGACGGATTAAAGGGTCAGACTAGCGCCTGTTCGCCGCAGTTGCACACAGCCTTTGTGCGCACCTGATCGATCCGGGGCGTCATCTAATATTTAAGGAAAAATACCGTGGCACGTTATATCGGACCAAAAGCAAAGCTGTCCCGCCGTGAAGGCACCGACCTGTTCCTGAAGAGCGCCCGTCGCTCGCTGGATTCCAAGTGCAAACTGGACGTCAAGCCAGGCCAGCACGGCGTGAAGTCGGGTGCCCGCACCTCCGACTACGGCAACCAGCTGCGCGAAAAGCAGAAGGTCAAGCGTATGTACGGCATCCTGGAACGTCAGTTCCGCCGCTACTTCGCCGAAGCCGACCGTCGCAAGGGCAACACCGGTGAGACGCTGCTGTCCCTGCTGGAAACCCGCCTGGACAACGTCGCCTACCGCATGGGCTTCGGCTCGACCCGCGCTGAAGCGCGTCAGCTGGTGTCGCACAAAGCCTTCACCGTGAACGGCAACGTCGTGAACATCGCTTCCTACGCTGTCAAGATCGGCGACGTCATCGCCGTGCGCGAAAAGGCCAAGAAGCAGACCCGTATCGTCGAAGCGCTGTCGCTGGCCGAACAAGTCGGCATGCCGGCATGGGTGTCCGTGGATTCCAAGAAAATGGAAGGCACGTTCAAGTCCCTGCCAGAGCGTAGCGAGATCGCCAACGACGTCAACGAATCGCTGATCGTCGAACTGTACTCGCGTTAATCGCAGTCGCAGTTGAGCTGGCACACCGCTTAGTTCATCCGTAATACCGCCCGCTCACTCGAGCGGGCGTTTTCACTAATGCCATCAGCCTTATCGGTGTAACGAGCCGAGGGTAATGAAAAGGACATTTCAATGCAAAACAGTTTGTTGAAGCCACGTATCATCGACGTCGAAGCCCTGGGTGCCGGTCACGCCAAAGTCGTGATGGAACCATTCGAGCGCGGCTACGGCCACACGCTGGGCAACGCCCTGCGTCGCGTGCTGCTGTCGTCGATGATCGGCTACGCGCCGACCGAAGTCACCATCGCCGGCGTCGTGCACGAGTACTCGTCGCTGGACGGCGTGCAGGAAGACGTGGTCGACCTGCTGCTGAACCTGAAGGGCGTGGTCTTCAAGGTCCACAACCGCGATTCCGTCACGCTGACCCTGAAGAAGGAAGGCGAAGGCGCCGTGCTGGCGTCGGATATCGACCTGCCGCACGACGTGGAACTGATCAACCCGGATCACGTGATCGCTCACCTGACCGCCGGTGGCAAGCTGGACATGCAGATCAAGGTCGAGAAGGGCCGTGGCTATGTGCCGGGTAACGTGCGTCGCCTGTCCGAAGACACGAAC
This is a stretch of genomic DNA from Pseudoduganella chitinolytica. It encodes these proteins:
- the rpsM gene encoding 30S ribosomal protein S13, which produces MARIAGVNIPNHQHTVIGLTAIYGVGRPRAQFICAQTGVPTNKKIKDLDDSELEKLRDEIGKFVVEGDLRRELSMNIKRLMDLGCYRGMRHRKGLPVRGQRTRTNARTRKGPRKAAQSLKK
- the rpsK gene encoding 30S ribosomal protein S11 encodes the protein MAKQQSSAAAARVRKKVKKNVAEGIAHVHASFNNTIITITDRQGNALSWATSGGAGFKGSRKSTPFAAQVAAEAAGKVAQECGVKNLEVRIKGPGPGRESAVRALNNLGIKITEIQDVTPVPHNGCRPPKRRRI
- the rpsD gene encoding 30S ribosomal protein S4 produces the protein MARYIGPKAKLSRREGTDLFLKSARRSLDSKCKLDVKPGQHGVKSGARTSDYGNQLREKQKVKRMYGILERQFRRYFAEADRRKGNTGETLLSLLETRLDNVAYRMGFGSTRAEARQLVSHKAFTVNGNVVNIASYAVKIGDVIAVREKAKKQTRIVEALSLAEQVGMPAWVSVDSKKMEGTFKSLPERSEIANDVNESLIVELYSR
- the rpmJ gene encoding 50S ribosomal protein L36; this translates as MKVNASVKRICRNCKIIKRKGVVRVICVEPRHKQRQG